One window from the genome of Hydra vulgaris chromosome 02, alternate assembly HydraT2T_AEP encodes:
- the LOC136076015 gene encoding uncharacterized protein LOC136076015, translating into MASGLASFGFQSEFVKKRTKKRKTFHEEVRNTAHFHEDEAKEFEVSVFNTALDTLIQQVSDRFQAAEKTTNMFSFLWSLKSLVMSNEEESEESVEAPIQLEEKCKVLAQIYATDVEEEKLIEEVRHLDALKRSNLFGPKESLTSMTLLNGIYQKGLQPLFESACILLRIFNTIPVSVAEGVRSFSKLALVKTALRSTMSQERLTNLLVISIKHDLAKKLCYGEVISKFAMSKTQKINFL; encoded by the coding sequence ATGGCATCTGGTCTTGCTTCTTTTGGTTTTCAATCAGAATTTGTGAAGAAAAGGACGAAAAAAAGGAAGACCTTTCACGAAGAGGTGAGGAACACCGCTCATTTCCATGAAGACGAAGCAAAAGAGTTTGAGGTGAGCGTATTCAATACCGCTCTTGATACTCTTATTCAGCAGGTCAGCGATAGATTCCAAGCTGCTGAGAAGACGACGAATATGTTTTCGTTCTTGTGGTCATTGAAATCTCTTGTTATGTCAAATGAAGAAGAATCAGAAGAAAGTGTTGAAGCACCTATCCAATTGGAGGAGAAATGCAAGGTCTTGGCACAAATCTACGCGACCGATGTTGAGGAAGAGAAACTTATCGAAGAGGTCCGCCACCTCGATGCTCTGAAGCGATCCAATCTTTTTGGTCCAAAAGAATCTCTCACTTCCATGACGTTATTGAATGGAATATACCAGAAAGGTCTTCAGCCGCTCTTCGAATCAGCCTGCATTTTGCTGCGCATCTTCAACACCATCCCTGTTTCTGTTGCGGAAGGCGTGAGATCTTTTAGTAAGCTTGCTCTAGTTAAGACAGCCTTAAGGTCTACAATGAGTCAAGAACGACTCACGAATCTTCTGGTTATTTCCATTAAGCATGATCTTGCCAAAAAGTTGTGCTACGGTGAAGTGATTTCCAAATTCGCCATGAGTAAAACTCAAAAGATCAACTTCCTCTGA
- the LOC136076889 gene encoding uncharacterized protein LOC136076889, whose amino-acid sequence MTEHDEDGESAQVYHGKQDFLQKEARLHQYPIYASSNDLSLPTLTAKKFKDTKMSQQYKNYVMSQSQQEDVLHSLSDGRNDTLFVVKGKGILTKHVMKYTLLQMRCVH is encoded by the exons ATGACAGAGCACGACGAGGATGGCGAATCAGCGCAAGTTTATCATGGCAAACAAGACTTTCTTCAAA agGAAGCGAGGCTGCACCAATATCCTATCTATGCTTCATCAAATGATCTTTCTCTGCCAACATtgacagcaaaaaaattta aagatACAAAAATGAgtcaacaatataaaaattatgtaatgaGTCAAAGCCAGCAAGAAGATGTCTTGCATAGTCTATCTGATGGCAGAAATGATACTCTATTTGTAGTCAAAGGTAAGGGTATATTAACAAAGCATGTTATGAAATATACATTATTACAGATGAGATGTGTTCATTAG
- the LOC136076016 gene encoding uncharacterized protein LOC136076016: MSKSEELVSIAMMRELLNIQKETILSFFHEALSNINERFDNFQSSFKEVRRELDEMKSGLNFVGDVFNDKARAVEEKINKVHDDLSNVRKMQGKISSDNIELKLKSVDIEDRNRRNNLRIDGVVENNEEKNWEITKKKVKQLFKDNLGIEKDIIIDRAHRVGVANDKRERTIVLKLRDYEDKKTILERATKLKGTNIFLNEDFSFTTRKIRKELFDQAKIHRQNGYFAKVVYNKLIVHEFRENTRNTDVIPTCVNE; this comes from the coding sequence atgtCTAAATCAGAAGAGTTAGTTTCGATTGCTATGATGAGAGAGCTactaaatattcaaaaagaaacaattttgtctttttttcatGAAGCATTATCGAACATAAATGAGAGGTTTGATAACTTTCAATCTAGTTTTAAAGAAGTTCGGCGAGAACTCGACGAAATGAAATCTGGATTAAATTTTGTTGGCGATGTATTCAACGATAAAGCTAGAGCAGTTgaggaaaaaattaataaagttcacGATGATTTATCAAATGTACGAAAAATGCAGGGTAAAATATCTTCTGACAATAttgagttaaaattaaaaagcgtTGATATTGAAGACCGTAACAGAAGAAACAATTTAAGAATTGACGGGGTCGTTGAAAATAACGAAGAAAAGAATTGGGAAATCACAAAGAAAAAGGTAAAGCAACTATTTAAAGATAATCTTGGTattgaaaaagatattataattGATCGGGCTCATCGAGTGGGAGTAGCTAATGATAAACGAGAACGAACAATTGTCTTGAAGCTCCGGGATTACGAggacaaaaaaacaattttggaaagagcaacaaaattaaaaggaacTAATATCTTTCTAAATGAAGATTTTAGTTTTACCACGCGAAAAATTCGAAAAGAACTTTTTGATCAGGCGAAGATACATCGTCAAAATGGCTATTTTGCAAAAGTTGTTTACAACAAACTAATTGTTCACGAATTTCGAGAAAACACCCGCAACACAGATGTTATTCCGACATGCGTAAACGAGTAA
- the LOC136076482 gene encoding uncharacterized protein LOC136076482 — protein sequence MFVIGVFPFSGQHTAEAIAHRLDKNVSELARNNGVSFIVCVHDLAANMKAAINKCNFVDASLLCADHLLNLAVEATVKETKGFDSLDLHEAIQRATEFFVHKSSLSEQRIKKELKLLLNDSDVVGKDKLKFVKIITPVKTRWNSTFMMLESIVKMRRILSSSRDIPGKDDTKLALVIPSEDEFNLYDKILPILRRVAEILECFSADKEVSIHLVISNIYTLRQKCLDFIKAGKASPTAQMFHQKLVENLDVRFPDTGCQNLFYSVANLLNPLYKGRALKKLGGFE from the exons ATGTTTGTGATTGGAGTTTTTCCGTTTTCCGGACAACATACAGCTGAAGCCATTGCTCATCGTCTGGATAA GAATGTCTCAGAGTTGGCCAGAAATAATGGAGTTTCGTTCATTGTGTGTGTCCATGATTTAGCCGCTAATATGAAGGCGGCAATTAACAAGTGCAATTTTGTAGATGCATCTCTTTTGTGTGCTGATCATCTTTTGAATTTGGCAGTTGAAGCAACTGTCAAAGAAACAAAAGGTTTTGACAGTTTGGATCTTCACGAAGCAATCCAAAGAGCAACTGAATTCTTTGTCCACAAGTCATCTTTGTCTGagcaaagaattaaaaaagag ctaaAGCTGTTGCTTAATGACAGTGATGTTGTTGGCAAGGATAAGTTGAAATTTGTGAAAATCATCACTCCCGTGAAAACACGCTGGAATTCAACTTTTATGATGTTGGAAAGCATTGTAAAAATGCGTCGAATCCTTAGCTCCAGTAGAGACATTCCTGGAAAAGATGACACCAAACTAGCTCTAGTCATTCCTTCAGAAGATGAGTTCAatctttatgataaaattttgcCTATTCTGAGGAGAGTTGCTGAGATTTTAGAATGTTTCTCTGCTGACAAAGAAGTAAGCATTCACCTCGTTATCTCAAACATTTACACACTGAGGCAGAAATGCCTGGATTTCATCAAGGCTGGTAAAGCATCACCAACAGCACAAATGTTTCACCAAAAATTGGTGGAAAACTTGGATGTTCGTTTTCCAGACACTGGTtgtcaaaaccttttttactcTGTTGCCAACTTGCTTAACCCCTTGTATAAGGGAAGAGCTCTGAAAAAACTGGGTGGATTTGAGTAA